In the genome of Cellvibrio sp. KY-YJ-3, one region contains:
- a CDS encoding DUF2459 domain-containing protein has translation MLFCLLLLPVLSACSSMPNKQKIPIANTEHTLYFIYREWHTSIMLDAATVSRYSQHLQAEAAGQQFVRIGWGDGDYFTGKSKSFGAATKALLASDYSALQVLTYAQSPFGQIPPDTRVAIAISDKGIRRLIRYLDKSFALDASGNIISLPSYATDTGHFYQSSGDYGLFSNCNTWSSRALQAAKLPVRSGLQLTAQSVFEQARFISNYQQSLGLIEQGSLATAE, from the coding sequence ATGTTGTTTTGTTTATTGTTGCTGCCGGTTTTATCGGCCTGCAGCAGTATGCCCAACAAACAAAAAATTCCTATCGCCAATACTGAGCACACACTCTATTTTATTTATCGCGAATGGCACACCAGCATTATGCTGGATGCCGCCACCGTTTCCCGTTACAGCCAACATTTGCAGGCGGAGGCCGCCGGCCAGCAGTTTGTGCGCATCGGCTGGGGCGATGGCGATTATTTCACCGGCAAAAGCAAATCCTTCGGTGCGGCGACCAAGGCGCTGCTGGCTTCGGATTATTCCGCGCTGCAGGTGCTGACCTATGCGCAATCGCCCTTTGGGCAAATTCCACCTGATACCCGCGTAGCTATTGCCATTAGTGATAAAGGGATTCGCCGGTTGATTCGCTACCTCGATAAGTCCTTTGCGCTGGATGCCTCCGGCAACATAATTTCCTTGCCTTCCTATGCAACAGATACCGGCCATTTTTATCAGTCCAGCGGCGATTACGGCCTGTTTAGCAATTGCAATACCTGGAGTAGTCGCGCACTACAAGCGGCAAAATTGCCGGTGCGCAGCGGTTTGCAGCTCACCGCACAAAGTGTGTTTGAGCAGGCTCGTTTTATCTCCAACTATCAGCAATCACTCGGTTTGATTGAGCAGGGCTCTTTGGCAACAGCAGAATAA
- a CDS encoding putative metalloprotease CJM1_0395 family protein, which produces MISSIPSSFANTIAPFAPVGRAPVSQESTDLKSSSFRPAEQLAESGRTLNRRFPDERPNDDVERDRVERGAQEAQSRNASSDEQLKAEREQIQELAARDREVRAHEQAHASVAGQYARGTSYTYQRGPDGVSYAIGGEVQIDTSPIPGDPEATLRKAQQIRRAANAPAEPSSQDARVAAQAAQMEQQARVELRQQQAIESEQQTAEARGDTQAAASVDESSQTDTLQTEAQRAEAEKEAEARKERLAEEEQRLQADQQRFEAEQRQLDQRQARAELFNETARRNIDINRRLLEIGVFEAGPTVGSLLNKTV; this is translated from the coding sequence GTGATCAGTAGTATTCCTTCTAGCTTCGCCAATACCATAGCGCCCTTTGCGCCGGTGGGGCGCGCACCTGTTAGTCAGGAAAGTACAGATCTTAAATCGTCCAGTTTCCGCCCTGCAGAGCAGCTGGCAGAGTCGGGGCGTACTCTCAATCGTCGCTTTCCCGATGAGCGCCCTAACGATGATGTCGAGCGCGACCGCGTTGAACGCGGTGCTCAGGAAGCACAATCAAGAAACGCCAGCAGCGATGAACAGTTAAAAGCTGAGCGTGAACAGATTCAGGAATTGGCCGCGCGTGACCGCGAAGTTCGCGCTCATGAGCAGGCTCATGCATCGGTGGCCGGTCAATATGCTCGCGGTACCAGTTATACCTATCAGCGCGGCCCCGATGGCGTAAGTTATGCCATCGGCGGTGAAGTGCAAATTGATACCAGTCCTATTCCCGGCGATCCTGAAGCGACACTGCGCAAAGCACAGCAAATTCGCCGTGCTGCCAATGCGCCGGCTGAGCCTTCCTCACAGGACGCACGCGTCGCCGCACAAGCTGCACAAATGGAGCAGCAGGCTCGTGTCGAATTGCGCCAGCAGCAGGCGATTGAATCCGAGCAGCAAACTGCGGAAGCGCGGGGTGATACCCAAGCAGCTGCGTCGGTCGATGAATCCAGTCAAACGGATACCCTGCAGACTGAGGCTCAGCGCGCCGAAGCAGAAAAAGAAGCCGAGGCCAGAAAAGAGCGTTTGGCCGAAGAAGAGCAGCGCCTACAGGCTGACCAGCAGCGCTTTGAGGCTGAACAGCGTCAGTTGGATCAGCGCCAGGCGCGCGCGGAGTTGTTTAACGAAACTGCCCGGCGCAATATCGATATCAACCGCCGCCTGTTAGAAATTGGTGTGTTTGAGGCTGGTCCTACCGTGGGAAGTTTGTTAAATAAAACTGTGTAA
- the rimP gene encoding ribosome maturation factor RimP — protein MASKQELLEQMIIPVTTALGCELWGLEYLTQGRYTTVRIFIDGPNGVSLEDCERVSRQISSVFDVEDPIDGEYTLEVSSPGMDRPLYKESQYVRYVGETISVRMRIARDGRRRFKGVVTKVENGDVFLLVDNKEVQLSIDTIDKANVEPRYDDLMRQHNLLDDKE, from the coding sequence ATGGCATCCAAGCAAGAATTGTTAGAGCAAATGATTATCCCGGTTACTACGGCGTTGGGCTGTGAACTGTGGGGATTGGAGTATTTGACGCAGGGGCGTTACACCACTGTGCGCATCTTTATTGATGGCCCTAACGGTGTATCGCTGGAAGATTGCGAGCGTGTGAGTCGCCAGATTAGCAGTGTGTTTGATGTTGAAGATCCCATTGATGGCGAGTACACCCTGGAGGTTTCATCGCCGGGAATGGATCGCCCACTCTATAAAGAGTCGCAGTATGTACGTTATGTGGGTGAAACCATCAGTGTGCGTATGCGTATTGCCCGCGATGGGCGTCGCCGCTTTAAAGGTGTTGTGACCAAAGTGGAAAATGGTGATGTGTTTTTATTGGTCGACAATAAAGAGGTGCAATTGTCTATCGATACCATCGACAAGGCGAATGTTGAGCCGCGCTACGACGATCTAATGCGCCAGCATAATTTGCTCGACGATAAAGAGTAA
- the nusA gene encoding transcription termination factor NusA, translating to MNKEILLVADAVSNEKGVDKELIFQAIEIALATATKKRFDEDSTIEVAINRTTGDYDTYRIWEVVADDAMAELGTQLYLDEARDKDAGLKVGDIYREKIENAEFGRIAAQTAKQVIVQKVREAERAQMVDEYRDRMGELISGTVKKVTRDSIIVDLGNNAEGILPRDQLIGREIFRMGDRIRALLLEVRTEARGPQLLLSRSNPQMLVELFKIEVPEIAEEVIEIKGAARDPGLRAKIAVKTNDGRIDPVGACVGMRGSRVQAVSNELGGERVDIVLWDDNPAQFVINAMSPAEIESIVVDEDAGSMDLAVNEDNLAMAIGRGGQNVRLACELTGWNINVMSVAEWQSKQEAESGSYISMFMNALDVDEDIAGVLVEEGFTTLEEVAYVPLEEMLAIDGFDETIAEELRARAKDALLTQALASEERIEGVAPAEDLLGMEGMDEALAISLASRGIVTMEDLAEQSIDDLLDIEGVDATRAAALIMKAREPWFA from the coding sequence ATGAACAAAGAAATTTTGCTGGTCGCTGATGCGGTATCAAATGAGAAGGGTGTTGATAAGGAATTAATTTTCCAGGCGATTGAAATTGCACTCGCTACTGCCACCAAAAAACGCTTTGATGAAGACTCAACTATCGAAGTTGCTATTAATCGCACTACCGGTGATTACGACACTTATCGTATTTGGGAAGTTGTTGCTGATGATGCAATGGCAGAACTGGGTACCCAGTTGTATCTGGATGAAGCGCGCGATAAAGATGCCGGCCTTAAAGTGGGCGATATCTATCGCGAAAAAATTGAAAATGCGGAATTTGGTCGCATTGCAGCGCAAACTGCCAAACAAGTTATTGTGCAAAAAGTTCGCGAAGCCGAGCGCGCGCAAATGGTTGATGAATATCGCGACCGTATGGGTGAGTTGATTAGCGGTACTGTGAAAAAAGTTACGCGCGACAGCATTATTGTCGATTTGGGTAATAACGCCGAAGGTATTTTGCCGCGCGATCAATTGATTGGTCGTGAAATTTTCCGCATGGGCGATCGTATCCGCGCCTTGTTGCTGGAAGTTCGCACTGAAGCGCGTGGGCCACAATTGTTGTTGAGCCGCTCCAATCCGCAAATGTTGGTGGAGCTGTTTAAAATCGAAGTGCCTGAGATTGCTGAAGAAGTGATTGAAATTAAAGGCGCGGCACGCGACCCCGGTTTGCGCGCAAAAATTGCGGTAAAAACCAACGATGGTCGTATTGATCCCGTGGGTGCTTGTGTCGGTATGCGCGGTTCGCGCGTACAAGCAGTATCTAACGAGTTGGGTGGCGAGCGTGTTGATATTGTGTTGTGGGACGATAACCCGGCGCAATTTGTTATCAACGCTATGTCACCTGCCGAAATTGAATCCATTGTGGTTGATGAAGATGCTGGCTCAATGGATCTCGCTGTCAATGAAGATAACCTCGCAATGGCAATTGGTCGCGGTGGTCAAAACGTGCGTCTTGCCTGCGAATTGACCGGCTGGAATATCAATGTCATGAGCGTTGCTGAATGGCAGTCCAAGCAAGAAGCGGAATCGGGCAGTTACATCAGCATGTTTATGAATGCGTTGGATGTGGATGAAGATATCGCTGGTGTATTGGTCGAAGAAGGTTTTACTACGCTCGAAGAAGTTGCCTATGTGCCGCTGGAAGAAATGCTCGCCATTGACGGTTTTGATGAAACTATCGCCGAAGAATTGCGTGCGCGCGCCAAAGATGCCTTGCTGACACAAGCCTTGGCATCGGAAGAGCGTATCGAAGGTGTTGCACCGGCAGAAGATCTGTTGGGTATGGAAGGTATGGATGAGGCGCTGGCAATTAGTTTGGCTAGTCGCGGCATAGTCACTATGGAAGATTTGGCTGAGCAATCCATTGATGATTTATTGGATATAGAAGGTGTTGATGCGACTCGTGCCGCCGCACTGATTATGAAAGCGCGCGAGCCCTGGTTTGCCTAA
- the infB gene encoding translation initiation factor IF-2: MAEVTVNELAKSIGAPVERLLKQMQEAGLHHKNADAKVSDDEKQRLLTFLKTSHGEAASEPTKITLQRKITTTIKTGTGNAKKTVNVEVRKKRTYIKREDEVAESATFDTPEAEQEPAVVEAIPEPVVVQAEVVPEPEPVVVPEPEPAAVAEVADASVAVEAPSHRISFTDGIEEKRRAAIERRQAEEAARQAELKAKEDAKRAAEEAKRNPVRTEKPAEKSAGQAPAKTARPDARGPAKGKPAVAIIAPPADKEDTKHGHGHGHKKSHHKADDIDDDSERSKRGAGKAVKKGAPSKKNPKLELLDFVADDGEDSDVLARRSHLRASHKKHNKHAFKKPTTKIVHEVNVPETIAVSELAQRLTVKVGEVIKRLMKMGVMASMNESIDQDTAVLLVEEMGHQAVLVSENDIEHALEKSLETEGDLVQRAPVVTVMGHVDHGKTSLLDYIREAKVAAGEAGGITQHIGAYRVSTSRGEITFLDTPGHAAFTAMRARGAKATDVVILVVAADDGVMPQTEEAILHARAAGVPIVVAINKCDKPSADPDRVTNELVVKGVIPENYGGDTQFIQVSAHTGQGIDELLEAISLQAEVLELHAVPSAAAKGVVIEARVDKGRGTVATILVQQGTLKQGDLILAGQSYGRVRAMSNERGQQVTEAGPSTPVEILGLDTAPSAGDDFVVLTDERKAREVAQFRAEKERKEKLARFQASKLENMFSNMEAGQKKNLTVVVKADVRGSLEAIMASLNDIGNDEVQVNIISSGIGGITENDVNLAITSGAIIVGFNVRADSTTRRMAESEGVDIRYYSIIYQLLDEVKAALSGMLDPERVETIVGIANVREVFNSPKFGQVAGCMVIEGTVSRNKPIRVLRDNVVIFTGELESLRRFKDDVAEVRNGFECGIGVKNYDVKVGDQIEVYEVKEVARQL; the protein is encoded by the coding sequence ATGGCAGAAGTAACCGTTAACGAACTCGCCAAATCGATAGGTGCACCGGTAGAGCGTTTGCTCAAGCAAATGCAAGAAGCGGGTTTGCATCACAAGAATGCGGACGCAAAAGTTTCGGACGATGAGAAGCAGCGTTTGCTGACTTTTTTGAAGACCAGTCATGGCGAGGCCGCCAGTGAGCCAACCAAAATCACTTTGCAGCGCAAAATCACCACTACCATTAAAACCGGTACGGGTAATGCAAAGAAAACCGTGAATGTTGAAGTGCGTAAAAAGCGCACTTACATCAAGCGCGAGGATGAAGTGGCTGAATCGGCAACGTTTGATACCCCTGAAGCTGAGCAAGAGCCGGCAGTAGTTGAAGCTATTCCTGAGCCGGTAGTGGTTCAGGCAGAAGTTGTGCCCGAGCCTGAGCCAGTAGTGGTGCCCGAACCTGAGCCAGCGGCTGTCGCTGAAGTGGCTGATGCCTCTGTTGCAGTGGAGGCACCTTCCCATCGCATTTCATTTACCGATGGTATCGAAGAAAAACGCCGCGCTGCTATTGAGCGTCGCCAGGCGGAAGAAGCTGCACGCCAAGCTGAACTGAAAGCAAAAGAAGATGCAAAACGCGCCGCCGAAGAAGCCAAGCGCAATCCGGTTCGCACCGAGAAGCCTGCGGAGAAATCAGCGGGTCAAGCACCTGCTAAAACCGCTCGTCCCGATGCGCGCGGCCCAGCCAAAGGCAAGCCAGCGGTTGCGATTATTGCGCCACCGGCCGACAAAGAAGATACCAAACACGGTCACGGCCATGGTCACAAAAAGAGTCATCACAAAGCGGATGATATCGATGATGATTCAGAGCGCAGTAAACGTGGTGCTGGCAAGGCTGTTAAAAAGGGCGCGCCGTCCAAAAAGAACCCCAAATTGGAATTGCTTGATTTTGTTGCTGATGATGGTGAAGACAGTGATGTATTAGCCCGTCGCAGTCATTTGCGCGCCAGCCATAAAAAGCACAACAAACACGCCTTTAAAAAGCCGACCACTAAAATTGTGCACGAAGTGAATGTGCCGGAAACGATTGCGGTATCAGAACTGGCACAGCGCCTCACGGTTAAAGTGGGTGAAGTGATCAAGCGCCTGATGAAGATGGGCGTGATGGCCTCGATGAACGAATCGATCGATCAGGACACTGCGGTGTTGCTGGTTGAAGAGATGGGGCATCAGGCGGTTCTGGTCAGCGAAAACGACATCGAACACGCACTGGAAAAATCCCTCGAAACCGAAGGTGATCTGGTACAGCGCGCGCCGGTAGTTACCGTAATGGGTCACGTTGACCATGGTAAAACCTCGCTGCTCGACTACATCCGCGAAGCCAAAGTGGCAGCGGGCGAAGCCGGTGGCATCACCCAGCATATCGGTGCTTACCGTGTATCGACTTCACGCGGCGAAATCACCTTCCTCGACACTCCCGGTCACGCCGCGTTTACCGCAATGCGCGCCCGTGGTGCCAAGGCAACTGACGTGGTGATTCTGGTAGTGGCTGCGGACGACGGTGTTATGCCGCAGACTGAAGAAGCGATTCTTCACGCCCGCGCTGCCGGTGTGCCTATCGTTGTTGCCATCAACAAGTGTGATAAGCCTTCTGCTGATCCGGACCGTGTAACTAATGAATTGGTAGTGAAGGGTGTTATCCCTGAAAACTACGGTGGCGATACCCAGTTTATCCAAGTGTCGGCGCACACAGGCCAGGGTATTGATGAGCTGCTTGAAGCTATCTCGTTGCAAGCCGAAGTGCTGGAATTGCATGCGGTACCAAGTGCAGCGGCCAAAGGTGTGGTGATTGAAGCGCGTGTCGATAAAGGTCGCGGTACTGTTGCCACCATCCTTGTGCAACAAGGTACTTTGAAGCAGGGCGATTTGATCCTTGCTGGTCAAAGTTATGGTCGTGTGCGTGCGATGAGTAACGAACGCGGCCAGCAAGTGACTGAAGCCGGTCCGTCTACCCCGGTTGAAATTCTGGGTCTGGATACCGCACCAAGCGCTGGCGATGATTTTGTGGTGCTGACTGACGAGCGTAAAGCCCGTGAAGTTGCCCAATTCCGTGCCGAGAAAGAGCGTAAAGAGAAGCTTGCACGCTTCCAGGCATCCAAGTTGGAGAACATGTTCTCCAATATGGAAGCGGGTCAGAAGAAAAATCTGACTGTTGTGGTTAAAGCGGATGTGCGCGGTTCACTCGAAGCGATCATGGCGTCACTCAACGACATTGGTAACGATGAAGTACAAGTGAACATTATCTCTTCCGGTATCGGCGGCATTACCGAAAATGATGTGAACCTGGCGATTACCTCCGGTGCCATCATTGTTGGCTTTAACGTGCGCGCCGACAGCACTACCCGTCGCATGGCGGAGTCTGAAGGTGTTGATATTCGCTACTACAGCATCATTTACCAATTGCTGGACGAAGTGAAAGCAGCGCTGAGCGGTATGCTTGATCCAGAGCGTGTTGAGACCATTGTTGGTATCGCCAATGTACGTGAAGTGTTCAATTCGCCGAAATTCGGCCAGGTTGCTGGTTGCATGGTGATTGAGGGTACCGTATCGCGTAACAAGCCGATCCGTGTACTGCGCGACAACGTGGTGATCTTCACCGGCGAACTCGAATCCTTGCGTCGTTTCAAAGACGATGTTGCCGAAGTGCGCAATGGTTTTGAGTGTGGTATCGGCGTGAAGAACTACGACGTAAAAGTCGGCGATCAGATCGAAGTCTACGAAGTGAAAGAGGTGGCGCGCCAGCTCTAA
- the rbfA gene encoding 30S ribosome-binding factor RbfA: MPREFTRSDRVSDAIQRILAQVIRSEIRDPRIGMVNINEVTVTRDMAYAKVYVTFVGVDDEKDSITAASILNKASGFLRTFIARELSMRTVPKLQFIYDKTSVKGQALSTLIERALKEDSLHQHDEEPASDAAPDDTKGE; encoded by the coding sequence ATGCCAAGAGAATTTACCCGTTCAGACCGAGTTTCCGATGCCATCCAGCGCATACTGGCCCAGGTAATTCGCAGCGAAATTCGCGACCCGCGTATCGGGATGGTGAATATCAATGAAGTCACCGTCACCCGCGATATGGCTTACGCCAAGGTCTATGTAACCTTTGTCGGTGTTGATGACGAAAAAGACAGCATCACAGCAGCCTCGATTCTGAATAAGGCGAGCGGTTTTTTGCGCACCTTTATCGCCAGGGAATTGAGCATGCGCACCGTGCCCAAGTTGCAATTTATTTACGACAAAACCTCCGTTAAAGGCCAGGCGCTGTCCACCTTAATCGAGCGGGCATTAAAAGAAGACAGTCTGCACCAGCACGATGAAGAGCCTGCCAGCGATGCAGCGCCCGACGATACTAAGGGCGAGTAA
- the truB gene encoding tRNA pseudouridine(55) synthase TruB, which translates to MARRKGRPVDGVLLLHKPAGMTSNHALQRAKRLFFVEKAGHTGALDPLATGVLPLCFGEATKFSQFLLDADKGYRTCIRLGATTDTCDADGEILEQKSTAGITRPQVEAALKPLIGDILQVPPMYSALKLNGQPLYKMARQGVEVERAPRPVTIHSIDILAFRAGEEAEVELDIRCTKGTYIRSIAVDLGEALGCGGHVKTLHRSAAGLFNEDQCVTLEELQARFDEEQAASGDEAAYAALDSYLLSADAPVASLPAVDLPANSAHYFRMGNPVMVSKVYRFGEQGAIVRVFCAETEQSPRAFLGLGSITDEGGVAPKRILANRSSNET; encoded by the coding sequence ATGGCACGTAGAAAAGGCCGTCCAGTCGATGGCGTATTGTTGTTGCACAAACCGGCAGGCATGACTTCCAACCATGCCTTGCAGCGCGCCAAGCGTTTGTTTTTCGTAGAGAAAGCCGGTCATACCGGTGCGCTTGACCCGCTTGCTACCGGTGTTTTGCCTCTGTGTTTTGGTGAGGCGACCAAGTTTTCGCAATTTTTGCTCGATGCTGATAAAGGCTATCGCACCTGTATTCGCCTGGGCGCGACTACCGATACCTGCGATGCCGACGGTGAAATCCTCGAACAAAAATCCACAGCAGGGATTACACGTCCGCAAGTTGAGGCGGCGCTCAAACCGCTGATTGGCGATATCTTGCAAGTCCCACCCATGTATTCCGCATTGAAGCTCAATGGCCAGCCGCTTTATAAGATGGCGCGTCAGGGGGTTGAAGTCGAGCGTGCCCCGCGTCCGGTCACGATTCACAGCATTGATATTCTTGCTTTTCGCGCGGGTGAAGAGGCCGAAGTTGAGCTGGATATCCGCTGTACCAAGGGCACCTATATTCGCTCCATTGCGGTGGATCTCGGTGAAGCTTTGGGCTGCGGTGGCCATGTCAAAACCCTGCATCGCTCGGCCGCAGGTCTATTTAATGAAGATCAGTGTGTAACATTGGAAGAATTGCAGGCTCGCTTCGATGAAGAGCAGGCAGCAAGTGGTGATGAAGCTGCTTATGCCGCGCTTGATAGCTACTTGCTCAGCGCCGATGCACCCGTCGCCAGCTTGCCCGCCGTAGACTTACCCGCCAATAGCGCCCATTACTTCCGTATGGGCAACCCGGTCATGGTGTCCAAGGTCTATCGATTTGGCGAGCAAGGTGCTATTGTGCGCGTCTTTTGTGCAGAAACCGAACAATCGCCGCGCGCGTTTCTCGGTTTAGGCAGTATCACCGATGAAGGTGGTGTAGCCCCTAAACGAATTTTGGCCAACCGCTCATCCAACGAAACCTAG
- the rpsO gene encoding 30S ribosomal protein S15 → MALSASEKAAIVKEYQQAEGDTGSPEVQVALLTININKLQGHFASHKADHHSRRGLIRMVNARRKLLDYLKGKDSSRYVALIQKLGLRR, encoded by the coding sequence ATGGCACTGAGTGCTTCTGAAAAAGCTGCAATCGTTAAAGAGTACCAACAAGCAGAAGGCGATACTGGTTCGCCCGAAGTTCAAGTAGCTTTGTTGACTATCAACATCAACAAACTGCAAGGTCACTTCGCTAGCCATAAGGCTGACCACCATTCACGTCGCGGCCTGATCCGCATGGTAAACGCCCGTCGTAAATTGTTGGACTACCTGAAAGGTAAGGACTCTTCTCGTTACGTTGCTCTGATTCAAAAATTAGGTCTGCGCCGTTAA
- the pnp gene encoding polyribonucleotide nucleotidyltransferase has product MNPIIKKFQYGNQTVTLETGRIARQATGAVMATMGEVSVLCTVVGAKQASPGQDFFPLSVHYQEKSYAAGRIPGGYLKREGRPSEKETLTSRLIDRPIRPLFPEGFLNEVQVVCTVVSTDKQYDPDIVAMIGTSAALAISGIPFNGPIGGARVGYTQEEGYILNPSFKQLETSELDMVVAGTKDAVLMVESEAKELPEDIMLGAVLYAHQEMQAVVQACVELARDAGKPRWEWQPVAVKAGLTDALLKGFGDSIGMAYRITDKAKRYDRLGELRNQAVAELATESTGFTADEVKAEFGMVEYRLVRSRIVAGEPRIDGRDNKTVRPIQVEVGVLGKAHGSALFTRGETQALVVATLGNARDAQIIDFLEGSKKDAFMLHYNFPPFSVGECGRMGATGRREIGHGRLARRGVTSVLPKESDFPYTLRVVSEITESNGSSSMASVCGASLALMDAGVPLKAPVAGIAMGLVKEANGFAVLTDILGDEDHLGDMDFKVAGTTSGVTALQMDIKIEGITEEIMEIALEQALAARLHILGEMNKVLPSSRSVVSENAPRFETIKIHPDKIRDIIGKGGATIRAITEETGSSIDIDDDGTVKIYADNNDALQAAILRVMGIVAEAEIGAIYEGTVVRIVDFGAFVNFLPGKDGLVHISQIADERVNSVSDYLKEGQIVKVKCLDVDQRGRIKLSIKEALAEESGAAPAEVTEE; this is encoded by the coding sequence GTGAATCCGATTATTAAAAAGTTCCAATACGGCAACCAAACCGTAACCCTCGAAACTGGCCGTATTGCGCGTCAAGCAACCGGTGCAGTGATGGCAACTATGGGTGAAGTATCTGTACTTTGCACCGTTGTTGGTGCAAAACAAGCATCACCAGGCCAGGATTTCTTCCCACTGTCTGTGCATTACCAGGAAAAAAGCTACGCCGCTGGCCGTATCCCCGGCGGTTATTTGAAGCGTGAAGGCCGTCCTTCTGAAAAAGAAACCCTGACTTCGCGTTTGATCGATCGTCCCATTCGTCCATTGTTCCCCGAAGGTTTCCTCAACGAAGTGCAAGTAGTTTGCACCGTGGTATCAACTGACAAGCAATACGATCCCGATATCGTGGCGATGATTGGTACCTCAGCCGCATTGGCTATCTCCGGTATTCCATTCAACGGCCCAATCGGTGGCGCGCGTGTTGGTTACACCCAGGAAGAGGGTTACATCCTCAACCCAAGCTTCAAGCAACTCGAAACTTCCGAGTTGGACATGGTGGTTGCCGGTACTAAAGATGCCGTGTTGATGGTGGAATCTGAAGCAAAAGAATTGCCAGAAGATATTATGCTCGGCGCCGTTCTTTACGCTCACCAGGAAATGCAAGCTGTAGTACAAGCTTGTGTGGAATTGGCGCGCGATGCGGGCAAACCGCGTTGGGAGTGGCAGCCAGTTGCCGTTAAAGCGGGTTTGACTGACGCGTTGCTCAAAGGTTTTGGCGACTCAATCGGTATGGCTTACCGCATTACCGATAAAGCAAAACGTTACGACCGTCTGGGCGAGCTGCGCAATCAAGCGGTTGCTGAATTGGCGACAGAATCGACTGGTTTTACTGCCGATGAAGTGAAAGCCGAATTCGGCATGGTTGAATACCGTTTAGTGCGTTCACGCATTGTAGCGGGCGAGCCACGTATCGATGGTCGCGACAACAAAACCGTTCGCCCCATTCAAGTTGAAGTTGGCGTGTTGGGCAAAGCGCACGGTTCTGCATTGTTCACTCGTGGTGAGACGCAAGCGCTCGTAGTAGCGACCTTGGGTAACGCGCGTGATGCACAAATTATCGACTTCCTCGAAGGCTCCAAAAAAGACGCATTCATGCTGCACTACAACTTCCCGCCGTTCTCGGTAGGTGAATGTGGTCGTATGGGCGCTACTGGTCGTCGTGAAATCGGTCACGGCCGTTTGGCGCGTCGCGGTGTCACTTCGGTACTGCCAAAAGAATCTGATTTCCCTTACACCCTGCGTGTAGTGAGTGAAATTACTGAATCTAACGGTTCAAGCTCAATGGCTTCTGTATGTGGTGCGAGCCTGGCGTTGATGGATGCCGGTGTTCCACTCAAAGCACCAGTAGCCGGTATTGCCATGGGCCTCGTAAAAGAAGCTAACGGCTTTGCGGTATTGACCGACATCCTCGGCGACGAAGATCATTTGGGCGATATGGACTTTAAAGTGGCCGGTACCACCAGCGGTGTAACTGCACTGCAAATGGATATCAAAATCGAAGGTATCACCGAAGAGATTATGGAGATCGCCCTGGAGCAAGCTCTGGCCGCGCGTTTACACATTCTCGGTGAAATGAACAAAGTGCTGCCAAGTTCGCGTTCAGTCGTTAGCGAAAATGCACCGCGTTTTGAAACCATCAAAATTCATCCGGACAAGATCCGCGACATCATCGGTAAAGGCGGCGCGACTATTCGTGCAATCACCGAAGAAACTGGTTCTTCAATTGATATCGACGATGACGGCACCGTTAAGATTTACGCCGACAACAACGACGCATTACAAGCAGCAATTTTGCGTGTAATGGGTATTGTTGCTGAAGCAGAAATCGGTGCAATTTACGAAGGCACTGTAGTGCGCATCGTAGATTTCGGCGCATTCGTAAACTTCTTGCCGGGCAAAGACGGTTTGGTCCACATCTCTCAAATCGCCGACGAGCGCGTAAACAGCGTGAGCGATTATTTGAAAGAAGGCCAAATCGTAAAAGTAAAATGCCTCGACGTAGACCAGCGCGGCCGTATCAAACTCTCAATCAAAGAAGCTTTGGCTGAAGAGTCAGGTGCAGCACCAGCGGAAGTTACTGAAGAGTAA